One window of the Actinomycetota bacterium genome contains the following:
- a CDS encoding UPF0182 family protein, translated as MSNPSAPNVRRSPLAVLISVLIFSFILLSIVASFWADWQWYVSVDHSAVFLTQLKIRFFLFVVAAILTSVVLGASLRLAYRSRPILIPVTPEEIAIEQYRGGLEPLRKVLFNLAPLGLGLLVGISSASQWRTLLVWRNSSPFGKKDPQFGKDISFFMFDLPFWRFFLGILFTVTVFAAIANVIVHYIYGGFNPRNIGRVNKATRQQVVFFLGMIALLKGFAYHLDKFALATKSDTLITGLKYTDVHAVLPAKSILTYIAFATAILFFISLFRTGWTVPFIALGTMFGASLLIGGLYPAFVQQVQVKPSELARETPYIQRNLESTVSAYGLGKAQIKEYKAIDNASRASIGKDASTLANVRLLDPSIVSPTFRNLQQIRGFYAFPDSLDIDRYSIDGVKRGAVLAVREVNLDGVAENQRNWFNDHMVFTHGYGLVGAFENKVGSEGAPSFLESDIPPQGALDIKQPRVYFGEQSPAYSIVGAPKGADPKELDYPDDRSANGQKNNTYDGTGGVPVGNLFQRLVFALHYQDVNILLSNQISSESKLLYDRDPATRVRKVAPWLTLDTDPYPAVVDGRIQWIVDGYTTSNSYPYSARVSLRDATADSVNAQTNSFNSQDITYIRNSVKATVDAYDGTVKIYAWDNTDPLLKVWTSAFPGVVQSKSQIPAGVLEHVRYPEDMFKVQRDILAKYHVKDPQAFYSGQDFWNLPDDPTKPSINQAQPPYYLTLKMPDQKQATFSLTTTFAPNKRQTLAAFMAVNSEPGPDYGTIRVLQLPRNTTIPGPTQVQNNFESDPDVSAKLSLLRQGGSDVVLGNLLSLPVGGGLLYFEPVYVRASQGDGYPLLRKVLVSFGSKVAFEDDLATALAKVFSGQTTTDPGTKPTGSVTAQLADAISRANAAYEQGQKALAKGDFAAYGAAQKRLETALATITELGKKVSK; from the coding sequence GTGAGTAATCCCAGTGCCCCAAATGTCCGCCGTAGCCCGCTGGCTGTCCTAATTTCAGTCTTAATTTTCTCGTTTATCTTGCTCTCTATTGTTGCAAGTTTCTGGGCCGATTGGCAGTGGTATGTCTCCGTTGATCATTCTGCCGTCTTCCTGACTCAGTTGAAAATTCGATTCTTCCTTTTTGTAGTAGCTGCCATTCTGACTTCTGTAGTACTAGGTGCCAGCCTCCGCTTGGCTTATCGCAGCCGGCCCATTCTGATTCCGGTAACTCCGGAAGAAATCGCAATTGAACAGTATCGTGGCGGCCTAGAGCCTCTTCGCAAAGTGCTATTCAACCTCGCCCCTTTGGGTTTAGGCCTCCTAGTTGGAATCTCGTCGGCTAGCCAGTGGCGGACATTATTGGTGTGGCGGAACTCTTCGCCATTTGGCAAAAAAGATCCGCAGTTTGGAAAAGACATCTCATTCTTTATGTTTGATTTACCATTCTGGCGATTTTTTCTAGGCATACTTTTCACGGTCACAGTATTTGCGGCTATCGCTAACGTAATCGTGCATTACATTTACGGTGGCTTTAATCCACGAAACATCGGTCGCGTAAATAAAGCGACTAGGCAACAAGTTGTGTTCTTTCTTGGCATGATTGCATTGCTAAAAGGCTTTGCTTATCACTTAGATAAATTTGCACTTGCCACTAAATCTGACACGCTGATTACGGGCCTAAAGTACACAGATGTCCACGCGGTACTACCAGCTAAATCCATTCTGACCTACATTGCATTTGCCACCGCAATACTGTTCTTCATTTCGCTTTTTAGAACCGGATGGACCGTCCCATTCATTGCATTAGGAACAATGTTTGGCGCCTCACTTTTAATTGGCGGCTTGTATCCCGCATTTGTTCAGCAGGTGCAGGTTAAGCCAAGTGAGTTGGCGCGCGAGACTCCTTACATCCAACGAAATTTGGAATCCACGGTTAGTGCCTATGGGCTTGGAAAAGCACAAATCAAGGAATACAAAGCAATCGACAATGCTTCACGCGCATCTATCGGCAAGGATGCCTCAACCTTGGCAAATGTTCGCTTACTTGATCCAAGTATTGTTTCGCCAACTTTCCGAAATCTGCAGCAGATTCGTGGTTTCTACGCCTTCCCAGATTCCTTAGATATTGACCGCTATTCAATCGATGGCGTCAAACGTGGTGCAGTGCTTGCAGTTCGTGAAGTCAACCTTGATGGGGTGGCGGAAAACCAGCGCAATTGGTTCAACGACCACATGGTATTTACCCACGGCTACGGTCTAGTAGGCGCTTTCGAAAATAAGGTTGGCTCTGAAGGCGCACCAAGTTTCTTGGAAAGCGATATCCCACCACAGGGCGCATTGGATATTAAGCAGCCGCGAGTTTACTTCGGTGAACAATCTCCCGCGTATTCAATTGTGGGTGCGCCAAAGGGGGCGGACCCCAAAGAGTTGGATTACCCAGATGACCGCAGCGCTAACGGGCAGAAAAACAATACTTACGATGGCACGGGTGGAGTACCAGTTGGCAATCTGTTCCAGCGCCTGGTTTTCGCTCTGCACTATCAGGATGTAAATATTTTGCTCTCCAATCAGATTTCCAGCGAAAGTAAATTACTTTATGACCGCGATCCAGCAACTCGGGTTCGTAAAGTTGCGCCTTGGTTGACTCTGGACACCGATCCATATCCAGCCGTGGTCGATGGTCGGATTCAATGGATTGTAGATGGCTACACAACCTCAAATTCATATCCATATTCAGCTCGAGTCTCACTAAGGGATGCGACCGCTGACTCAGTAAATGCTCAGACTAACAGCTTTAATTCTCAAGACATCACTTACATTCGTAATTCAGTTAAAGCCACTGTCGATGCCTACGATGGCACAGTCAAGATTTACGCATGGGACAACACCGACCCATTGCTAAAAGTTTGGACGAGTGCTTTCCCTGGTGTTGTTCAATCCAAGTCGCAAATTCCTGCTGGCGTATTAGAACATGTCCGCTATCCCGAGGATATGTTCAAAGTGCAGCGCGATATTTTGGCCAAGTACCATGTCAAAGATCCGCAAGCTTTTTACTCGGGCCAGGATTTCTGGAATCTGCCAGACGACCCAACAAAGCCATCGATAAACCAAGCTCAGCCACCGTATTACTTGACGCTGAAAATGCCCGACCAAAAACAGGCAACATTCTCCCTGACTACAACATTTGCCCCGAATAAGCGCCAGACTTTGGCTGCTTTCATGGCGGTTAATTCCGAACCAGGTCCAGACTATGGCACCATTCGAGTGTTGCAGTTACCGCGTAACACAACCATCCCAGGTCCAACGCAGGTGCAGAACAACTTCGAATCCGATCCTGATGTCTCGGCGAAACTCTCGCTGTTACGTCAAGGTGGTTCAGATGTAGTGCTTGGTAATTTGCTCTCTCTTCCTGTTGGCGGGGGACTTCTGTATTTCGAACCGGTTTATGTTCGTGCCAGCCAAGGCGATGGCTACCCCTTGCTCCGAAAAGTTTTGGTCTCATTTGGTTCTAAAGTTGCATTTGAAGACGACTTGGCAACTGCGCTGGCGAAGGTGTTCTCAGGACAAACTACGACTGATCCAGGGACGAAACCAACTGGATCTGTAACTGCGCAACTTGCCGACGCCATCTCACGGGCCAACGCTGCTTACGAGCAAGGACAGAAAGCGTTAGCCAAAGGCGACTTCGCTGCCTATGGAGCTGCGCAAAAGCGACTCGAAACAGCATTAGCCACCATCACCGAACTGGGCAAAAAGGTCAGCAAGTAG
- a CDS encoding mycothiol system anti-sigma-R factor gives MSEQVNRSGECQEIYQSLVLFIDRENCEGAEVRIQAHLQTCDSCCSERDSLELVKQLIARSCCPEPAPSEFRVKISQLIAQIEIEATEGS, from the coding sequence ATGAGCGAGCAGGTTAATCGCTCTGGCGAGTGTCAAGAAATTTACCAATCGCTAGTTTTGTTTATCGATCGGGAAAATTGCGAAGGTGCCGAAGTGAGGATTCAAGCCCACTTGCAAACCTGTGACTCCTGTTGCTCAGAGCGCGATTCTCTGGAGTTAGTGAAGCAATTAATCGCCAGATCCTGCTGCCCTGAGCCAGCGCCTAGTGAGTTTCGGGTAAAGATTAGCCAATTAATTGCTCAAATCGAGATAGAAGCGACCGAGGGTTCGTAA
- a CDS encoding ATPase: MNVTSTELPGIAAERTDLSTAEVEHLQLLLSDWTMIADLAFADLILWLPTWNEAGFIAAGQIRPATARTHIPKDVTGNFVPRGRHIELDRAFLTGEIWTGEPVSQHQITQAIPISFLGRTIAVLGRYSSSSEAGRLESVYDRIAQIIFEMLSKGVFPRVTHNDQGTGGRGGAPRVGDGLVLLDKSGIIEFASPNATSAFRRLGVAIDVEGQVLADLVAQLNKQGVPINDTLSLVARGRIQATAELEGSHSSATLRSIPLVSSQQDSETLNSAGTLVLIRDVTDLRRREQALLGKDAAIREIHHRVKNNLQTVASLLRLQGRRLTDSSAQLELAEAGRRIATIAVVHDLLAHNPGETVDFDEVVGRVIPLSIETAATNEVKTDFVGSFGILPSDTATTLALVITELVANSVEHALAGRNQVAITITAERDQDQVQVAISDDGPGIPIPLSDNQGLGLAIVTTLVADELGGSIDFQHLSPGSSMPGTRVVVSLPINR; encoded by the coding sequence GTGAACGTCACAAGCACGGAATTACCCGGTATCGCAGCTGAGCGTACCGATCTTTCGACTGCTGAAGTCGAGCATCTACAGTTGCTCTTGAGTGACTGGACCATGATTGCCGACTTGGCATTTGCCGACCTGATCTTGTGGCTGCCCACATGGAACGAAGCGGGATTTATTGCCGCAGGTCAAATCCGCCCAGCAACTGCTCGAACTCACATTCCAAAAGATGTTACGGGCAATTTCGTGCCACGTGGACGACACATCGAACTTGATCGAGCATTTCTCACCGGTGAAATCTGGACCGGCGAACCAGTAAGCCAGCACCAAATAACGCAAGCAATTCCCATTTCATTCCTCGGTCGCACAATTGCTGTGCTTGGAAGGTATTCAAGTTCATCCGAAGCGGGACGACTCGAATCAGTTTATGATCGCATCGCGCAAATAATTTTTGAGATGCTCAGCAAAGGTGTTTTCCCGCGAGTTACGCACAATGACCAAGGCACTGGTGGTCGTGGTGGAGCGCCTCGAGTAGGTGATGGGCTCGTCTTGCTAGACAAATCTGGAATCATAGAGTTTGCTAGCCCAAATGCAACTTCAGCATTTCGCCGTCTGGGTGTTGCAATTGATGTCGAAGGTCAAGTCCTGGCTGACCTAGTTGCCCAATTGAACAAGCAAGGCGTGCCAATCAATGACACCTTAAGTCTGGTTGCCCGTGGTCGGATTCAGGCAACTGCCGAACTTGAGGGCTCCCACTCATCCGCAACCTTGCGATCAATTCCATTAGTTTCTAGTCAGCAGGATTCAGAGACACTCAATTCAGCTGGAACTCTGGTGCTGATCCGAGATGTCACCGATTTACGTCGCCGCGAGCAGGCGCTACTTGGTAAAGATGCTGCAATTCGCGAAATTCATCACCGCGTAAAAAATAATCTACAAACAGTGGCTTCATTATTGCGCCTGCAAGGTCGGCGTTTAACCGATAGTTCTGCCCAACTTGAATTAGCTGAAGCCGGGCGGCGGATTGCTACTATCGCGGTGGTGCACGATCTCTTGGCGCATAACCCGGGCGAAACGGTTGACTTTGATGAAGTGGTTGGTCGGGTCATCCCATTAAGTATTGAGACTGCCGCTACGAATGAAGTAAAAACAGATTTTGTTGGCTCTTTTGGAATATTACCGAGCGATACTGCAACCACATTAGCTTTAGTAATTACTGAACTGGTAGCAAATTCAGTTGAACATGCGTTAGCGGGAAGGAACCAAGTAGCAATCACCATCACCGCCGAGCGTGATCAAGATCAGGTTCAGGTTGCGATTTCAGATGATGGCCCAGGGATCCCAATTCCGCTTAGTGATAATCAAGGACTTGGACTGGCCATTGTGACCACATTGGTCGCCGACGAACTTGGTGGCTCTATTGATTTTCAACACTTAAGTCCCGGGTCTAGTATGCCTGGCACTAGGGTTGTAGTTTCGCTACCGATTAATCGGTGA
- a CDS encoding DUF1232 domain-containing protein, producing the protein MARQSRKSAALTTAAVAAVKQSADYLQKHPDAIKKVLKEFPKKLDSTSDKISFATQATAMYYAVRDPKTSLKVKALLAAALAYFILPLDFIPDWLVGIGFTDDLAVILMVLRQLSGSITEEHYASARRRLQREQ; encoded by the coding sequence ATGGCACGGCAGTCTAGAAAATCTGCGGCACTTACAACTGCGGCCGTTGCTGCGGTAAAGCAAAGTGCCGATTATTTGCAAAAACACCCAGACGCCATCAAAAAAGTCCTAAAAGAGTTTCCGAAAAAATTGGATAGCACTTCGGACAAAATCTCGTTCGCTACTCAGGCAACGGCCATGTATTACGCCGTGCGCGACCCAAAAACCTCACTAAAAGTTAAGGCGCTGCTTGCAGCGGCCCTGGCTTATTTCATTTTGCCGCTGGATTTCATCCCAGATTGGCTAGTTGGCATTGGCTTCACTGACGATTTGGCAGTCATCTTGATGGTTTTGCGACAGTTATCCGGATCAATAACTGAAGAGCATTACGCCTCAGCTAGACGGCGCTTGCAACGCGAACAATAG
- the rsgA gene encoding ribosome small subunit-dependent GTPase A, giving the protein MVVAVARGRITCVVPDGVAHEQQTEVVTVKARQLGRKGVVVGDKVRLVGDLSGRPDTLARLVEVLDRSTALMRTADDTDPVERMIVANADQLAIVTATTNPEPRVGLIDRTLVAAFEAGLEPILILTKTDLKSPDELLSNYSGMDLKYISVDQTSKAGIEQVREALLGHMTVFVGHSGVGKSTLVNALVPTAMRTTGDVNDITGRGKHTSTSAQALALPEDTGWVIDTPGLRSFGLAHVDPDRIIESFPELVDGAHECPRACTHVNSDGIAPPDCALDDWVSKGEAGSGGAARLSSLRRLLFALQAPSS; this is encoded by the coding sequence ATGGTTGTTGCAGTTGCTCGAGGTCGGATTACTTGCGTTGTCCCGGATGGAGTTGCTCATGAACAGCAGACTGAGGTCGTAACCGTAAAAGCAAGACAACTTGGCCGAAAGGGAGTTGTAGTTGGAGACAAAGTGCGACTTGTTGGTGACCTAAGTGGTCGACCAGACACACTTGCTCGGTTAGTTGAAGTTCTTGACCGGTCAACCGCACTCATGCGAACTGCTGATGACACTGACCCAGTTGAACGAATGATTGTGGCAAATGCTGACCAGCTGGCAATTGTGACGGCAACAACCAATCCAGAGCCACGAGTGGGTCTGATTGACCGCACATTAGTTGCAGCTTTTGAAGCTGGGCTCGAGCCGATACTGATACTAACTAAGACTGATTTGAAATCACCCGATGAACTTCTTAGCAACTACAGCGGAATGGACCTGAAGTACATTTCAGTTGATCAAACAAGTAAAGCCGGGATTGAGCAAGTCCGTGAAGCTCTGCTGGGACACATGACAGTATTTGTTGGTCACTCTGGCGTCGGAAAGTCAACTCTGGTCAATGCTTTAGTACCAACTGCAATGCGCACTACCGGAGATGTCAACGACATCACAGGCCGCGGTAAGCACACATCAACATCAGCCCAGGCTCTAGCCTTGCCAGAAGACACCGGCTGGGTAATTGATACGCCAGGCTTGCGCTCGTTTGGCTTGGCCCATGTCGACCCGGATCGCATTATTGAAAGTTTTCCTGAACTAGTGGATGGTGCTCACGAATGTCCACGAGCATGTACTCATGTGAACAGTGACGGAATTGCACCGCCAGATTGCGCGCTTGATGACTGGGTTAGCAAGGGCGAGGCTGGTTCTGGCGGAGCTGCCAGATTAAGTTCGCTGCGCCGACTATTGTTCGCGTTGCAAGCGCCGTCTAGCTGA
- a CDS encoding sigma-70 family RNA polymerase sigma factor — MSPSDAKDISEETEGQSKSKLSPELTARFEQDALPFLDQIYAGALRMTRNPSDAQDLVQETFIKAFRAFGGFQEGTNLKAWLYRILTNTYINQYRKAQREPRVNPTDEIHDWQMADAARHSSGGLRSAESEALDLLPNTVIADAFAQVPDDFRNAVYLADVEGFAYKEIAEIMDVPVGTVMSRLHRGRKALRELLSDYARENGYLKEDAS; from the coding sequence ATGAGCCCTAGCGATGCGAAAGACATTTCAGAAGAGACTGAAGGTCAGTCTAAATCCAAATTGTCACCCGAGCTCACTGCCCGATTTGAACAAGATGCGCTTCCTTTCTTAGATCAAATTTATGCCGGCGCATTGCGCATGACGCGCAATCCAAGTGATGCGCAGGATTTAGTTCAGGAAACTTTTATCAAAGCTTTTCGAGCCTTCGGTGGTTTTCAGGAAGGAACAAATCTCAAGGCTTGGCTTTATCGAATTCTGACTAACACCTACATCAACCAATATCGAAAAGCCCAGCGCGAGCCGCGTGTTAATCCAACTGACGAGATTCATGATTGGCAAATGGCCGATGCGGCTCGCCACAGTTCAGGTGGACTTCGGTCAGCCGAATCTGAAGCGCTGGACCTATTGCCTAACACGGTTATTGCTGATGCCTTTGCCCAAGTTCCAGATGATTTTCGAAATGCGGTTTACCTGGCCGATGTTGAAGGTTTTGCCTACAAAGAAATTGCGGAGATTATGGATGTCCCAGTTGGCACAGTGATGTCTCGGTTGCATCGTGGCCGAAAGGCATTACGCGAGTTGCTTTCCGACTATGCTCGAGAAAACGGCTACTTGAAAGAAGATGCTTCATGA
- a CDS encoding cytochrome P450 codes for MTWTVPAGGRTRHGWNTPVTAPGPASRDMLRRIREIQHNPLDFLFETWQQFGDVVQFPIPRPATYLVSSPQGAREVLAQKHKLMSKQTVQYSTLSLVTGEGLLTADTEVWKTSRRQLAPAFHKGMIDLAVKPVSNALIRLEKTWQELTSAGPAIIDVDQTMMNLALEITGATLFGTDLTTEVDRITGATLKALHGVVRRARTPLPLPLAIPTPRNLGMRSAIKQLDDAVSNIIDQRLADPLAAGQPIRDMLDVLMDTSLEHPLTRQQIRDEVATFIVAGHETIASALTWAWNLLGANPIEAQRLADEPQRAGLVFDEALRLYPPAWVISRRTLSPVEVDGFLIPTDSLVIVSPWIVHRHPDAWQDYENFKPDRFINGQPMLGYLPFGTGPRLCIGRDLAKMQGAQIMSRLAINWKLSPIHQQKIPIEASVTLRPDGGLPMRLKRVKH; via the coding sequence ATGACTTGGACAGTACCCGCAGGAGGGCGAACTCGACACGGCTGGAATACGCCAGTTACTGCGCCTGGTCCGGCCAGTCGCGACATGCTGCGACGCATTAGGGAAATCCAACATAATCCACTGGACTTTTTATTTGAAACTTGGCAGCAATTTGGTGATGTTGTTCAGTTTCCAATTCCACGCCCAGCAACCTACCTCGTAAGTTCGCCACAGGGTGCTCGAGAAGTATTGGCGCAAAAGCACAAACTAATGAGCAAGCAGACAGTGCAGTACTCAACGCTTTCACTGGTAACCGGTGAAGGGTTATTAACAGCAGATACTGAAGTGTGGAAGACTTCACGCCGGCAGTTAGCTCCGGCATTTCACAAAGGCATGATTGATCTTGCAGTCAAGCCCGTATCGAATGCATTGATTCGCCTTGAAAAGACTTGGCAAGAACTAACAAGTGCTGGTCCTGCCATCATTGATGTCGATCAAACAATGATGAATCTGGCGTTGGAGATTACTGGTGCGACGCTTTTCGGTACCGACCTCACTACCGAAGTAGATCGAATAACTGGAGCAACGCTCAAAGCTCTGCATGGTGTAGTTCGCCGAGCACGCACCCCACTACCTTTACCTTTGGCAATCCCAACACCTCGTAACCTGGGTATGCGTAGCGCAATCAAGCAACTAGATGACGCGGTATCTAACATCATTGATCAACGCCTAGCTGATCCACTGGCCGCTGGACAACCAATCCGAGACATGCTTGACGTCCTGATGGATACCTCACTTGAACACCCACTAACTCGACAGCAGATTCGAGATGAAGTTGCCACATTTATTGTTGCGGGGCATGAAACTATTGCTAGTGCACTTACTTGGGCCTGGAATCTACTTGGAGCAAATCCAATTGAAGCACAGCGCCTTGCAGATGAACCGCAGCGCGCTGGGTTGGTATTCGACGAAGCTTTACGGCTCTACCCTCCGGCCTGGGTGATATCACGGCGCACTTTGAGTCCAGTTGAAGTTGATGGATTCCTGATTCCTACCGACTCTTTGGTAATAGTTAGCCCTTGGATTGTGCACCGCCATCCTGATGCGTGGCAGGATTACGAAAACTTCAAGCCTGATCGATTTATAAACGGACAACCGATGCTTGGCTACCTTCCATTTGGAACCGGTCCTCGCCTTTGTATTGGGCGAGACCTCGCGAAAATGCAAGGAGCACAAATTATGAGTCGCCTGGCTATCAATTGGAAACTCAGCCCAATTCATCAGCAGAAAATTCCGATTGAGGCCTCAGTGACGCTTCGCCCAGATGGCGGCTTGCCAATGCGCTTGAAGCGAGTAAAACATTAG
- a CDS encoding histidinol-phosphatase — protein MNRYRAQDLRVDAKPDNSPVTEADQAVETFIRDELASTHPDDGVIGEEHQDTGLDAKRKWIIDPIDGTKNYVRGVPVWATLIALIEDDELKLGVVSAPALGRRWWANFGGGAFTKDVDGSVRPIHVSDVSNIGDASLSYSDPTGWTGYESALGNLQRATWRSRAYGDFWSHVMVAEGVVDIAIEPELSVWDMAAFIAIVREAGGAVTALDGSDPLQHKSAVTTNSLLHSVALRTISGN, from the coding sequence ATGAATCGCTATCGAGCCCAGGATTTAAGGGTTGATGCCAAACCAGATAACTCCCCTGTTACCGAAGCTGATCAAGCTGTCGAGACCTTTATTCGGGATGAGCTAGCCAGCACACATCCTGATGATGGCGTAATTGGTGAGGAGCATCAGGATACTGGACTAGATGCAAAACGGAAATGGATTATTGATCCGATTGACGGAACTAAAAATTATGTTCGAGGCGTGCCAGTTTGGGCCACACTAATAGCCCTGATTGAAGATGATGAACTAAAACTCGGCGTAGTTTCCGCCCCTGCACTGGGCCGTCGCTGGTGGGCGAACTTTGGCGGTGGCGCATTCACAAAAGATGTTGACGGGTCGGTGCGTCCAATTCATGTTTCTGATGTTTCTAACATTGGCGATGCCTCACTGTCCTACAGTGACCCCACCGGATGGACCGGCTATGAATCGGCACTGGGTAATCTGCAGCGCGCTACTTGGCGATCACGAGCGTACGGAGACTTCTGGTCTCATGTAATGGTGGCCGAAGGTGTTGTGGACATCGCTATTGAACCAGAACTAAGTGTTTGGGATATGGCTGCATTTATTGCAATCGTCCGTGAGGCGGGTGGCGCGGTAACTGCCCTTGACGGAAGTGACCCGCTGCAACACAAGAGTGCTGTAACTACCAACTCACTGTTACACAGTGTTGCACTTCGAACTATTTCTGGTAACTAA
- the aroA gene encoding 3-phosphoshikimate 1-carboxyvinyltransferase yields the protein MVDLWNAPMRNTPLSTHVRIPGSKSLTNRWLVLASLAAGTCRITHPLVARDTRLMAAALSSLGVGIEYSDDAYVVTPGTLCGPAEIDCGLAGTVMRFVPPVAALATGDVRFDGDTGARTRPMHRIIEALKSLEVDVDDELRGTLPFTVHGKGYVAGSKVTLDASASSQFVSALLLAGSRYDGGLEVEHKGGVLPSMPHIDMTIEVLASVGIQVATQIIDERHAIWRVYPGIPNAFNVTVEPDLSNAAPFVAAALVCGGSVTIPDWPLRTTQAGDALRSLLTQMGATVTRSGNDVTFTGGQLHGLTADLHEVGELTPVIAALCALAQGPSHLSGIAHLRGHETDRISALATEINRLGGEVTETADGLIINPQPLHGGSFATYHDHRMAMAGAVLGLAVPNLQIEDIATTGKTLPDFDVMWHVMVNA from the coding sequence ATGGTTGATCTATGGAATGCGCCGATGCGCAATACTCCACTTTCGACCCATGTTCGAATTCCAGGCTCTAAATCATTGACTAATCGTTGGCTGGTTTTAGCTTCATTGGCAGCTGGCACTTGCCGCATAACTCACCCTCTGGTTGCTCGTGATACTCGACTGATGGCAGCTGCACTTTCTAGTTTGGGCGTGGGAATTGAATATTCAGACGATGCGTATGTGGTTACACCAGGCACGCTCTGTGGTCCCGCAGAGATTGATTGTGGCCTGGCAGGAACTGTCATGCGCTTCGTTCCACCAGTTGCTGCGTTAGCAACTGGTGATGTCCGCTTTGATGGGGATACCGGCGCTCGAACTCGCCCAATGCACCGAATTATTGAAGCTCTGAAATCACTGGAGGTAGATGTCGACGATGAACTTCGAGGCACGCTGCCGTTCACGGTACATGGCAAGGGATATGTCGCAGGATCAAAAGTAACCCTAGACGCATCTGCTTCCTCACAATTTGTCAGCGCCTTGTTGCTTGCTGGCTCCCGCTACGATGGCGGTCTAGAGGTAGAGCATAAAGGCGGGGTATTACCTTCTATGCCGCACATAGATATGACCATAGAGGTTTTGGCTTCCGTGGGAATTCAAGTTGCCACCCAAATCATTGATGAGCGACATGCGATTTGGCGAGTTTATCCAGGTATACCGAATGCCTTCAATGTCACCGTTGAACCAGATCTCTCAAATGCTGCTCCATTTGTGGCCGCTGCACTTGTCTGCGGTGGCTCGGTCACAATTCCAGACTGGCCACTACGCACCACACAGGCTGGCGACGCACTTCGCTCGTTGCTGACGCAAATGGGTGCAACTGTCACTCGTTCCGGGAATGATGTGACATTTACTGGCGGCCAATTGCACGGCTTGACCGCCGACTTACATGAAGTTGGTGAACTGACCCCAGTCATAGCTGCGTTGTGTGCACTAGCGCAGGGGCCATCGCACCTTTCCGGTATCGCGCATCTACGCGGACATGAGACTGATCGCATTTCAGCATTAGCAACCGAAATTAACCGCTTAGGCGGTGAAGTGACCGAAACCGCTGATGGTCTAATTATTAATCCGCAGCCACTGCATGGTGGAAGTTTTGCAACTTACCATGATCATCGAATGGCGATGGCCGGCGCTGTATTGGGGTTGGCTGTGCCCAATCTCCAAATTGAAGACATTGCCACTACTGGCAAGACGCTCCCAGACTTTGATGTGATGTGGCATGTCATGGTGAACGCGTGA
- a CDS encoding SOS response-associated peptidase produces the protein MCLSLTADRLILMCGRYALKTDPKIIASQFGVTEAAISGTYLGMLGGTTIAAEQLTAQMLIPSFNIAPTHRVPAVVQIDQQRTLATFQWGLIPSWAKDASIGARLINARVETILEKPSFRNAAQRQHCIIPADGWFEWQTIGARKKVPHYFSRTDGNVLGLAGIYESWQQPGGEKIWSFSLITTEARHPFSEIHDRMPLLVSTQTTELWLTDGPTAIAELLAHQVPMAELTEWEVSSAVGQVRNNNPSLVEPVNPEDEVLPLFR, from the coding sequence ATGTGCTTAAGCCTAACGGCTGACAGACTAATACTCATGTGTGGAAGGTATGCCCTGAAAACTGATCCCAAAATTATTGCTTCGCAGTTTGGGGTCACTGAAGCAGCCATTTCTGGCACCTATCTTGGAATGTTAGGTGGCACCACTATTGCGGCTGAACAATTGACTGCACAAATGCTCATCCCAAGTTTCAACATCGCACCAACCCATCGTGTTCCGGCAGTTGTGCAGATTGATCAACAGCGCACATTAGCAACTTTCCAATGGGGCTTAATTCCTTCCTGGGCCAAAGATGCCAGTATCGGCGCTCGATTAATTAATGCTCGAGTGGAAACGATTTTGGAAAAGCCTTCGTTTCGCAACGCCGCACAGCGACAGCACTGCATTATCCCTGCTGATGGCTGGTTCGAATGGCAAACCATTGGTGCCAGAAAGAAAGTTCCACATTACTTCAGCAGAACTGACGGTAATGTTCTGGGCCTAGCAGGAATTTATGAATCATGGCAACAGCCAGGTGGCGAGAAAATTTGGTCATTTTCTTTGATAACTACCGAAGCCCGACACCCGTTCAGTGAAATTCACGATCGCATGCCGTTACTAGTCTCAACTCAAACCACCGAACTCTGGTTAACTGATGGACCGACGGCAATTGCTGAGCTGCTCGCTCACCAAGTGCCAATGGCGGAACTTACCGAGTGGGAAGTGAGTTCAGCTGTGGGACAGGTTAGAAATAACAACCCGAGTTTGGTTGAGCCAGTGAATCCAGAAGACGAAGTATTACCCTTATTTCGCTAG